The window ATTTCACCATCAATAATTGCAACATCCGGAGTTAGTTCATAAGAAACCACAGGATATTTTACTCCTTTTTCTCTGTCGGTAATTACGGCAAGACCAGTCGTTTCAGTTCCTGTTCCGCTTGTAGAAGGAATGGCGATAAATTTAGCTTTATTTCTAAGAACCGGAACTGTAAAAGGTTTGATTAAAGAATCAAATTCCACATCAGGATATTCATAAAATACCCACATGATTTTTGCAGCATCAATCGCAGAGCAACCTCCTAGACCGATAATCCAGTCTGGTTGAAAAGCATTGATAACTTCAGCACCTTTCAGACAAGTTGCAGATGACGGATCTTCTTCTACACCTTCAAAAATCTGAGTTTCAATTCCTGCTTCAGTAAGATAAGCAACCGCTTTATCCAGCGTTCCGCTTTTTCTCATTGAGCTTCCTCCCGTTACGATTACCGCTTTTTTACCTTTAATATTTGCTAATTCAGAAAGAGTTCCTGCTCCGTGGAAAACTTCTCCTGCAATAAATAATTTGCTCATTTTTCTTATTTAATTTTAATAGAACAAAATTAGGCAAGCCAAAACGAGTGATGTTATACAAACAAGACTATGCGTTATACATTTGCGCCAGTTCTTGTTGAAGTTCGGTTGGAGTTTCTTTGAGTTTTGCTTTTACAAACTTGTTGAGTGCGGAAGGAGAATTAAAACCAAGGTCAAAAGCAATTTCTTTATGAGAAAGATCAGAAAACATCAGTTGGCGTTTTATTTCCATTAAAATTCGGTTGTGAATGGCCTGAATTGCTGTTTCCTCACAATGTTTTTTAGTGATTGAATTTAATTTTTTCGGAGTAATTGCTAACTCTTCAGCATAATATTGCACGGTTCTATACTGCTTGTAATGTTCGTTCAATAATTTTTTAAATCGAACGTAAATTGGCTTGTCGGCCGAGTCGTTATTTAAAATGGGATGCAAACCGTGAACGGATTCTATTAAACCTAAAAGGAAAATTTTGATTTGAAATCTCGCTTGCTCTTTTTTTATCAAACTCGGATTTTCATAAATTCCTTTGATGATTTTTATAGCATTTAAACTTTGTTCAAAATCTTCTTGAGATAAAATAGTACAGTTAAGTTGGGTTGAAAGATTGACATTATAAGTACTCAACTCGTTTTTCAGAATGTCTGAACAGAATAATATTTCTTCGAACAGGATGATTTTTCCTTTTAAATCGTCACTTATATCCGAAATGAAATGAACCTGTTCAGGAAATAGGACAGAAATTTTTCCTGCTTTTAGAGAATGGATTTTATCTTCAATATGAACCTGAAGTTTTCCATTTTCTATAACAACAATAAAGAAATGGTCTTTTTTGTGAGGTTTAAAATATTGGTTTAAATTTTCCTCATTCAAATCAAAAACACGAAATGAAAGATTTTTATCTTCAAGTTTTTGAATATTCTTTTTGATTTCCAGTTTCTTCATTGTTCCCATGTCTATGCTTTGTTTTAAAACGAAGCGACAAATTTAGATTAAAATATGATGAAATTCAAAAACACAATGTTTTTAGAAAAAGTAAATTTCACAAATTAGCGATAAATGATGTAACATTTTATGGATGTAAAGCGTCTTATTAGTATATCGTTTAACCAAATCCATGAAATATGAATTTAAATTCCAAAATTTTAGGTATTACACAAGTGGTCATAACAAGTCTCATGATGAATGCACAAACTACTGAAAACAAATTACCGGGCGATCCGACATTGGTTTCGTCAAAAGCTACCATAGAAAAGCTTATTTCTTACGACAAAGGAAATTTTAAATACAAAGTGGAAGATTATTTTGCAAGACCAAAAGCTTCACAATTTAAAATTTCTCCCGACGGACAGTATTTATCTTACAAAGAAAAAGATAAGGACAGTAAAAACCATGTGTATGTAAAAGATTTAAAATCGGGAAAAATTACAAAAGCATTGGTTGAAAAAGATGACTTGATAAGAAGTTATGGCTGGCTTGATAAAAAACGTTTATTCTACACTCAGGATAAAGGTGGAAACGAAAATATCCATTTATATGCAGCTGATATTGACGGAAAAAACTTAAAAGATTTGACGCCTTTTGAAGGAATTACGTTAAATTCTGTAAGATTAATTAAAGATACTGAGTTTGTTATTGTGAGCATGAACAAGAACAATAAACAGATCTTTGAACCATATAAAATCAATTTTAATACTGGTGAAATTACGCAGCTATATGAAAATAAAGATGTAAAAAGTCCGATTGATGATTATCTTTTCGACAGACAAGGAAATTTGAGAGGCTACACAGTTCTTGAAAATGGTTTGACGACTAAACTGTTTTACAAAGATTTGCAGTCAGGGAAATTTAATCTTGTTAAAGCGACCGACTGGAAAGATACTTTTAGCGTGATTAGCTTTAATGATAATTCTAAAAACAAAGATGAGGTTTATTTGGTAACCAATCTTGGGAGTGATAAATCTAGAATCGTTTTATATGATTTAAAGAAAAATGCAATCATTAAAGAAGTCTATTCCAATCCGACTTTTGATGTTTCTTCAATAGCACAGGCCGGGAAAAGCAGAAATTATGAGCTCGATTACATCAGCTATAACGGAATTAAAAACGAAACGATTCCTGTAAGTAAATTTTACAAAGAAATTCATGATAAGCTGACTTCCGAATTTGGTGATAAGCAGTTTGGAATTGCTTCTTCAGATGATAAAAATGAAAAATTATTAGTTGTTGTTGACAGTGATAAACTGTATGGAAAGTATTATGAATACGATACAAAAACCAAAACAACCAAACTTCTTT is drawn from Chryseobacterium muglaense and contains these coding sequences:
- a CDS encoding AraC family transcriptional regulator → MKKLEIKKNIQKLEDKNLSFRVFDLNEENLNQYFKPHKKDHFFIVVIENGKLQVHIEDKIHSLKAGKISVLFPEQVHFISDISDDLKGKIILFEEILFCSDILKNELSTYNVNLSTQLNCTILSQEDFEQSLNAIKIIKGIYENPSLIKKEQARFQIKIFLLGLIESVHGLHPILNNDSADKPIYVRFKKLLNEHYKQYRTVQYYAEELAITPKKLNSITKKHCEETAIQAIHNRILMEIKRQLMFSDLSHKEIAFDLGFNSPSALNKFVKAKLKETPTELQQELAQMYNA
- a CDS encoding S9 family peptidase: MNLNSKILGITQVVITSLMMNAQTTENKLPGDPTLVSSKATIEKLISYDKGNFKYKVEDYFARPKASQFKISPDGQYLSYKEKDKDSKNHVYVKDLKSGKITKALVEKDDLIRSYGWLDKKRLFYTQDKGGNENIHLYAADIDGKNLKDLTPFEGITLNSVRLIKDTEFVIVSMNKNNKQIFEPYKINFNTGEITQLYENKDVKSPIDDYLFDRQGNLRGYTVLENGLTTKLFYKDLQSGKFNLVKATDWKDTFSVISFNDNSKNKDEVYLVTNLGSDKSRIVLYDLKKNAIIKEVYSNPTFDVSSIAQAGKSRNYELDYISYNGIKNETIPVSKFYKEIHDKLTSEFGDKQFGIASSDDKNEKLLVVVDSDKLYGKYYEYDTKTKTTKLLFDLMPQLNEEDMAEMRPIQFKSRDGLTIHGYITLPKAALNGEKVPLIVNPHGGPQGIRDDWGFNPETQLFASRGYATLQVNFRISGGYGKEFQTSGYKQIGRKAMDDVEDGVKYAIEQGWIDKNKVAIYGGSHGGYATLMGLIKTPDLYSCGVDYVGVSNIFTFFDSFPEYWKPYKEMVKQIWYDLDNPEEAKIAKEVSPVFQIDKIKKPLFVVQGANDPRVNINESDQIVKALRSKGFEVPYMVKYDEGHGFGKEQNRIEFYKSMLGFFAENFNK